The sequence gtatggtgattgatggagaggagagggtatggtgattgatggagaggagaggagagggtatggtgattgatggagaggagaggagagggtatggtgattgatggagaggagaggagagggtatggtgattgatggagaggagaggagaggagaggagagggcatggtgattgaatgatgaggagaggagagggcatggtgattgatggagaggagaggagaggagagggcatggtgattgatggagaggagagggtatggtgattgatggagaggagaggagagggtatggtgattgatggagaggagaggagagggcatggtgattgatacagaggagaggagaggagaggagagagagcatggtgattgatacagaggagaggagagagagcatggtcattgatacagaggagaggagaggagagggcatggtgattgatggagaggagaggagagagcatggtgattgatacagaggagaggagagggcatggtgattgatggagaggagaggagagagcatggtgattgatacagaagagaggataggagagggcatggtgattgatggagaggagaggagagagcatggtgattgatacagaggagaggagaggagagggcatggtgattgatggagaggagaggagagggcatggtgattgatacagaggagaggagaggagagggcatggtgattgatggagaggagaggagagggcatggtgattgatggagaggagaggataggagagggcatggtgattgatacagaggagaggagagagagcatggtcattgatacagaggagaggagaggagaggagagggcatggtgattgatggagaggagaggagagagcatggtgattgatacagaggagaggagaggagaggagaggaggggagaggagagggcatggtgattgatacagaggagaggagagagcatggtgattgatacagaggagaggagagggcatggtgattgatggagaggagaggagagggcatggtgattgatggagaggagaggagagagcatggtgattgatacagaggagagagagggcatggtgattgatacagaggagaggagaggcatggtgattgatggagaggagagagcatggtgattgatacagaggagaggagagggcatggtgattggatggagaggagaggagagagcatggtgattgatgacagaggagaggagagagaggcatggtgattggatgggaggagagagagagcatggtgacttgatacagaggagaggggagaggagagggcatggtgattgatggagaggagagagggcatggtgattgatggagaggagaggagagggcatggtgattgatggagaggagaggagagggcagtgattggatacagagggagagagagcatggcTGACGATAagcagggagtggagagggagagagggtatggtgattgatggagaggagaggagagagcatggtgattatacagcagaggagaggagaggaagagggcatggtgattgatgagaggagaggagagagcatggtgattggaggagaggagagagaggagaggggcatggtgattgatggagaggagaggagagagatggtgattgatacagaggagaggagatgagagggtatggtgattgatggagaggagaggagatattgattgatggagactgagatagagaggagagggcacAGGATTGAttacagactgagaggagagagagcatggtcattgatgacagaggagatgacagaggagagggtgaCTGACGTcagattgatggagaggagaggagagggcatggtgattgatacagaggagaggagagcagagagagcatggtgattgatacagaggagaggagaggagaggagagagagcatggtgattgatggagaggagagagagagcatggtgattgatacagaggagatgagaggagaggagaggagagggcatggtgattgatggagaggagaggagagggcatggtgattgatggagagagagagagaggtatggtgattgatggagaggagaggagagggtatggtgattgatggagaggagagagagggcatggtgattgatggagaggagaggagaggagagggcatggtgattgatgacagagaggagaagggagaggagagagagagagcatggtgattgatggagaggagaggaggagagagcatggtgattgatacagaggagaggagagagagcatggtcattgatacagaggagagggagaggagagggcatggtgattgatggagaggagaggagagagcatggtgattgatacagaggagaggagagagaggagagggtatggtgattgatggagaggagagggagagggtatgtgattggatggagaggagaggagaggatggtgattgacagaggagaggagaggcatggtgattgatacagaggagaggagagggcatggtgattgatggagaggagagagggcatggtgattgatggagaggagggtatggtgattgatggagagagagaggagagggcatggtgattgatacagaggagaggagaggagagggcatggtgattgatggagaggagaggagagggcatggtgattggatacagaggagagagagggcatggtgattgatggagagggagaggagagggatggtgattgatggagaggagaggagagggtatggtgattgatggagagagaggagagggcatggtgattgatacagaggagagagagagggatttattgatggagaggagaggagagggcatggtgattgatggagaggagaggagaggcaatggtgactgatacagaggagaggagagggcatggtgattgatggaggagaggagagggagggcatggtgattgatacagaggagaggaggagagggcatgggtgattgatggagaggagaggagagggcatggtgattgacagaggagaggagaggagagggcatggtgattgatggagaggagaggagagggcatggtgattgatggagaggagaggataggagagggcatggtgattggatacagaggagaggagagagagatggtcattgatacagaggagaggagagggagagaggcatggtgattgatggagaggagaggagagagcatggtgattgatacagaggagaggagaggagagggcatggtgattgggagaggagaggagagggcattgtgattgatggagaggagatgagagagcatggtgattgacagaggagagagtgagaggggcatggtgattgatggagaggagaggaggagagggcatggtgattgatggatgaggagaggagagggcatggtgattgatacagaggagaggagaggagagggcagattgatggagaggagaggagagggatgggtgattgatggagaggagaggagagacatggtgattgatggagagtagaggagagagagcatggtggtcattgatggaggagaggagaggagagggcatgggtggattgatggagggaggagaggagaggcatggtgattgatggagaggagagggatggtgattgatggaggagagggagagggtatggtgattgatggaggagaggagagggcatggtgattgatggagaggagaggagggcatggtgattgatggagaggagaggagatgagaggagaggatggtgattgaatgagagggagagggcatgggattgatggagaggagagggagagagggcatggtgattgatggagaggagagggtatggtgattgatggagaggagaggagagggtatggtgattgatggagaggagaggagagggcatggtgattgatggagaggagaggagagagagagagcatggtgattgatacagaggagaggagagaggagcatggtgattgatacagaggagaggagaggagagggcatggtgattgatggagaggagaggagagagcatggtgattgatggaggagggagaggagagagaggggcatggtgattgatggagaggagagggagagggatggtgagataagagaagagaggataggagagggcatgggtgattgatggagaggagaggagagagagattgacagaggagaggaggagagaggcatggtgattgatggagaggagaggagagaggggcatggtgattgatacagaggagaggagaggagagggcatggtgattgatggagaggagaggaggagggcatggtgattgatggagaggagaggagaggagagggcatggtgattgatacagagagagaggagagagggcatggtgattgagaggagaggagaggagagggattgatggcatggtgattgatggagaggagggaggagaggcatggtgattgatggagaggagagggagagagcatggtgattgatacagaggagaggagagggcatggtgattgatggagaggagagagaggagcatggtgattgatggagaggagagagagagcatggtgattgatggagagagagagcagagagagagaggaggcagagcagagtgattgatgagagcagaggagagagagagagcatggtgattgatacagagtgagagagagagaggagagggcatggtgattgatacagaggagaggagaggagagggcatggtgattgatggagaggagaggaggagggcatggtgattgatggagaggagagagagggcatggtgattgatggagaggagaggaggagattgatacagaggagaggagagggcagagagagagaggagagggcatggtgattgatggagaggagaggagagggcatggtgattgatggagaggagaggaggggatggtgattgatgagagagagagcattgtgattgatacagaggagaggagagcagaggagagagagcatggtgattgatggagaggagagagagagcatggtgattgatacagaggagaggagaggagaggagagggcatggtgattgatggagaggagaggagagggcatggtgattgatagagaggagaggagagcagagagagcatggtgattgatacagaggagaggagaggagagagagcatggtgattgatggagaggagagagagagcatggtgattgatacagaggagaggagaggagaggagaggagagggcatggtgattgatgaagagagaggagagaggagaggagaggcatggtgattgatggagaggagagggaggagagggtggtgattgatggagaggagaggagaggagagaggagaggagaggagaggattgatacagaggagagaggagaggagaggagcatggtgattgatggagaggagagggcatggtgattgatggagaggagaggagagggcatggtgattgatggagaggacaggacaggagagggcatggtgattgatggagaggagaggagagggtatggtgattgatggagaggagaggagagggtatggtgattgatggagaggagaggagagggtatggtgattgatggagaggagaggagagggtatggtgattgatggagaggagaggagaggaattagAGAGCATGATgattgatacagaggagaggagaggagagagaatgttgattgatacagaggagaggagaggagagacagagcatggtgattgatacaaagcagaggagaggagtgtagagagcatggtgattgatacggagaggagaggagaggacatggttgattgatacagaggagaggagaggagtgtagagagcatggtgattgatatggagaggagaggagaggacatggttgattgatacagaggagaggacaggagagggtagagggtggTGATTGAGTGGATAGGAGGCGGTGTAGAGTGGTGATTGATACGCAGAGGAGAGTGGTATAGAGGGTGattgatagagaggagaggagagaggtgggttgattggtacagagggtagtgtagagtggtatagagggtggtatacagtggtatagagggTGGTGATTGATACAGAGGAGTAGTGAGGAGTGGTATAGAGGGTGGTGTACAGAGGTATAGAGGGTGGTGTAGAGGGTATAGAGGTCGGTGTAGAGTGGTATAGAGGGCGGTGTAGAGTGGTATAGAGGGCGGTGTAGAGTGGTATAGAGGGTAGTGTAGAGTGGTACAGAGGGTGGTATAGAGGGTAGTGTAGAGTGGTATAGAGGGTAGTGTAGAGTGGTACAGAGGGTGGTGTAGAGTGGTATAGAGGGTGGTGTAGAGTGGTATAGAGGGCGGTGTAGAGTGGTATAGAGGGTGGTGTAGAGTGGTATAGAGGGCGGTGTAGAGTGGTATAGAGGGCGGTGTAGAGTGGTACAGAGGGTGGTATAGAGGGTAGTGTAGAGTGGTACAGAGGGCGGTGTAGAGTGGTACAGAGGGTGGTGTAGAGTGGTATAGAGGGTAGTGTAGAGTGGTATAGAGGGTGGTGTAGAGTGGTACAGAGGGTGGTATAGAGGGTAGTGTAGAGTGGTATAGAGGGTAGTGTAGAGTGGTATAGAGGGTGGTGTAGAGTGGTATAGAGGGTAGTGTAGAGTGGTATAGAGGGTGGTGTAGAGTGGTATAGAGGGTGGTGTACAGTGGTATAGAGGGTGGTGTACAGTGGTATAGAGGGTGGTGTACAGTGGTATAGAGGGTAGTGTAGAGTGGTATAGAGGGTGGTGTACAGTGGTATAGAGGGTGGTGTAGAGTGGTATAGAGGGTGGTATAGAGGGCGGTGTAGAGTGGTATAGAGGGCGGTGTAGAGTGGTATAGTGGGTGGTGTATAGTGGGCGGTGTAGAGTATTGCCcgaacagatccacaaatgatgcaatcgcactccacactgccctttcccacctggacaaaaggaacacctatgtgagaatgctgtttattgactacagctcagcattcaacaccatagtgcccacaaagctcatcaggaccctgggactgaacacctccctctgcaactggatcctggacttcctgaatggcccccccaggtggtaagggaaggcaacaacacgtctgccttgctgatcctcaacactggggcccctcaggggtgcgtgcttagtccactcctgtactccctgttcacccacgactgcgtggccaaacacgactccaacaccatcattaagtttgctgacgacacaacagtggtaggcgtgatcaccgacaacgatgagacatcctatagggaggaggtcagagagctggcaatgtggtaccaggacaacaacctctccatcaatgtgagcaagacaaacgagttgatcgtggactacaggaaaaagcggGCCGAACAGttccccattaacattgacggggctgtagtggagcgggagtttcaaatggccacccagactttTTACATCTCCCCAATTTCAtgtatccaattattagtagttactatcttgtctcatcgctacaactcccgtacgggctcgggagagacaaaggttgaaagtcacccGATACACCCAACCAAGCCGccctgcttcttaacacagcgcgcatccatcccggaagccagccgcaccaatgtgtcagaggaaacactgtgcacctggcaaccttggttagcgtgcactgcgcccggcccgccacaggagtcgctggtgcacgatgagacaaggatatatccctaccggccaaaccctccctaacccggacgacgctaggccaattgtgcatcgccccacggacctcccggtcgcggctggctgtgacagagcctgggcgcgaacccagagtctctggtggcacagctagcactgcgatacagtgccctagaccactgcgccacctgggaggcctaAGAACCACATTTTTTATGAAATTTTACCATGAAGCCAAGTTCATTCTATACAGCTGGCCCAGGGCAAGATTAATGAAAGTAAACATCAAcctgacaaatcaaatcaaatcaaatgtatttatatagcccttcgtacatcagctgatatctcaaagtgctgtacagaaacccagcctaaaaccccaaacagcaagcaatgcaggtgtagaagcacggtggctaggaaaaactctccaagagagagaaagaaagagagaaggagacaaaAATATACTATTTTCTCAGAGGGGCTGCTTGAAATTGCAGCGCATTTGCATACCCCGACAGGCAGCCAGTTGTCTCTGCTTGTTTGTTTACCATTCCTCCTTCTGACGGTTGCCTCGTAATGGAGGTTCAGTGGGTACTGAAAAGTATTGTTGATTGTTTTGTTATAATATActgagctctgctttgttgttGTGTTTTGAATCAAACTCTAGCATATTGTCCCAACAGGCTGTGTTGTGTGACtgactcctcttctctctgtcacaGTAACATCCCCAGTGTGGGCAGTGCCATGGACCAGGACTACAGCCAGAGTTACACACCCCAGACCCATACTCCCTTCATGTCCAACAGTGCCCCCCCCAGCAACAGTGGTACGGGCATCCTGCCCTCACCGGCCACCCCGCGCTTCCCCGCCCCCACACCACGCACTCCCCGTACCCCACGCACCCCCAGAGGGCCCGCCAGTGTCCAGGGCTCACTTAAGTATGAGAACTCGGACCTCTACTCGCctgcctccaccccctccacctgTCGACCTCTCAACTCAGTGGAACCTGCCACCGTGCCCTCCATCCCCGAGGCCCACAGCCTCTACGTCACCCTCATCCTCTCTGAGTCCGTCATGAACCTCTTCAAGGACTGCAACTTCGACAGCTGCTGCATCTGCGTGTGCAACATGAACATCAAGGGGGCCGACGTGGGGGTGTACCTGAGCGACCCCACGGGAGAGGCCCAGTACCCCTGCACCTGCGGCTTCAGCGCTGTGGTCAACCGCCGCTATGGCAACGGCTCGGGCCTCTTCCTGGAGGACGAGCTGGACATCATCGGACGCGACTCGGACGTCAGCCGCGAGGCGGAGAAGCGCTTCGAGGCGCTGCGGCAACACTCgctggagaggacagggggaggagggaggggggagagggtacCAGACGAACTGATCTTACTGCTACAGGACCAGtgcaccaaccccttctctcccATGGCTGGGATGGAGCCTGACATCCTGGCAGCGCGGGGGCCCGGGGGTTGTGCAGTGCCGGCCTGtgtgagggtggaggagagggactaCCACAGTGACTGCTACATGGCTCTGGAGCACGGCCGCCAGTTCATGGACAACATGTCAGGAGGAAAGGTGGACGAGGCCCTGGTCAAGAGTACTTGTCTACACCACTGGTCCAAACAAAACGGTAAGAAAAGCACCTTTTTGTTGTTCTAACCAACATTCAAGTCTGTGTCTAATAATAAATTGTTCTTCGCATTTGGCCCTGTAGAGCTTAAGTTGGCTAGCATAACTAACCAATATAAACCAGTCTGTTCATTTTCCTGACAGTTATCAGAATGTTGCTATATTTTGTGttgtcagtgctctgtgtgttctctttctaactgtcctctccccagtggtggacatcagtgctctgtgtgttctctttctaactgtcctctccccagtggtggacatcagtgctctgtgtgttctctttctaactgtcctctccccagtggtggacatcagtgctctgtgtgttctctttctaactgtcctccccctctccccagtggtggacatcagtgctctgtgtgttctctttctaactgtcctccccctctccccagtggtggacatcagtgctctgtgtgttctctttctaactgtcctccccctttccccagtggtggacatcagtgctctgtgtgttctctttctaactgtcctccccctctccccagtggtggacatcagtgctctgtgtgttctctttctaactgtcctctccccagtggtggacatcagtgctctgtgtgttctctttctaactgtcctccccctccccagtggtggacatcagtgctctgtgtgttctctttctaactgtcctccccctctccccagtggttgacatcagtgctctgtgtgttctctttctaactgtcctgtccccagtggtggacatcagtgctctgtgtgttctctttctaactgtcctctccccagtgctggacatcagtgctctgtgtgttctctttctaactgtcctctccccagtggtggacatcagtgctctgtgtgttctctttctaactgtcctccccctctccccagtggtggacatcagtgctctgtgtgttctctttctaactgtcctctccccagtggtggacatcagtgctctgtgtgttctctttctaactgtcctatccctctccccagtggtggacatcagtgctctgtgtgttctctttctaactgtcctccccctctccccagtggtggacatcagtgctctgtgtgttctctttctaactgtcctccccctctccccagtggtggacatcagtgctctgtgtgttctctttctaactgtcctccccctctccccagtggtggacatcagtgctctgtgtgttctctttctaactgtcctctccccagtggtggacatcagtgctctgtgtgttctctttctaactgtcctccccctctccccagtggtggacatcagtgctctgtgtgttctctttctaactgtcctctccctctccccagtggtggacatcagtgctctgtgtgttctctttctaactgtcctcccctctccccagtggttgacatcagtgctctgtgtgttctctttctaactgtcctcccctctccccagtggtggacatcagtgctctgtgtgttctctttctaactgtcctcccctccccagtggtggacatcagtgctctgtgtgttctctttctaactgtcctctccccagtgatggacatcagtgctctgtgtgttctctttctaaatgtcctctccccagtggtgaacatcagtgctctgtgtgttctctttctaactgtcctcccc is a genomic window of Oncorhynchus nerka isolate Pitt River unplaced genomic scaffold, Oner_Uvic_2.0 unplaced_scaffold_2912, whole genome shotgun sequence containing:
- the LOC135566936 gene encoding mediator of RNA polymerase II transcription subunit 13-like, yielding MWYQDNNLSINVSKTNELIVDYRKKRAEQFPINIDGAVVEREFQMATQTFYISPISCIQLLVVTILSHRYNSRTGSGETKVESHPIHPTKPPCFLTQRASIPEASRTNVLCCVTDSSSLCHSNIPSVGSAMDQDYSQSYTPQTHTPFMSNSAPPSNSGTGILPSPATPRFPAPTPRTPRTPRTPRGPASVQGSLKYENSDLYSPASTPSTCRPLNSVEPATVPSIPEAHSLYVTLILSESVMNLFKDCNFDSCCICVCNMNIKGADVGVYLSDPTGEAQYPCTCGFSAVVNRRYGNGSGLFLEDELDIIGRDSDVSREAEKRFEALRQHSLERTGGGGRGERVPDELILLLQDQCTNPFSPMAGMEPDILAARGPGGCAVPACVRVEERDYHSDCYMALEHGRQFMDNMSGGKVDEALVKSTCLHHWSKQNAVDISALCSQDVLRVLLSLQPVLQDAIQKKRTVRSWGVQGPLTWQQFHKMAGRGSYGTDESPEPLPIPTFLVGYEYDFVVLSPFGLPYWEKLLLDPFGSHRDVGYLVVCPDNEALLQGAKSFFRDLTAVYESCRLGQHQPISKGHPDGIVRVGGSAAKKLAEQPVSDWFIKAASSNSDAFAKLKLYAQVCRHDLAPYLAAQPLDSSLLTQPTPPPATNQCSSTQSSGSSSTTSACPQNSATPSLPNNNSSSVPSNNTGVANSANSTASSGSQPSSGLQSAKPNSFPPFGTMSMQNQGQGGGTQGGQLGQQAGAQNAGLTGVDSASQAQSPTEPLESTMEREKVGVPTDGESHAITYPPAIVVYIVDPFTYEEPEAGSSVWTLGLLRCHLEMLQFLSTSHNL